Proteins from one Arthrobacter sp. DNA4 genomic window:
- a CDS encoding sarcosine oxidase subunit beta family protein, producing MSTQHLPEHPDFLWRNPEPKSSYDAVIVGGGGHGLATAYFLAKNHGMTNIAVLEKGWLAGGNMARNTTIIRSNYLWDESAAIYEHALKLWEILPEELEYDFLFSQRGVMNLAHTLGDVRESMRRVGANKLNGVDAEWLDPQQVKELCPILNIRDNIRYPVMGATYQPRAGIAKHDHVAWAFARKCDEMGVDIIQNCEVTGFLKDGDRVVGVKTNRGTINTEKVGLCAAGHSSVLAEMAGFQLPIQSHPLQALVSELHEPVHPTVVMSNHVHVYVSQAHKGELVMGAGVDSYNGYGQRGSFHVIEQQMAAAVELFPIFARAHVLRTWGGIVDTTLDASPIVGTTPVENMFVNCGWGTGGFKGTPAAGMTFAHTIATGAPHKLNAPFSLERFETGALIDEHGAAAVAH from the coding sequence GTGAGCACCCAGCACCTTCCGGAGCACCCGGACTTCCTCTGGCGGAACCCGGAACCCAAGTCCTCCTACGACGCCGTGATCGTCGGCGGCGGCGGGCACGGCCTGGCCACCGCCTACTTCCTGGCCAAGAACCACGGGATGACCAACATCGCCGTCCTGGAAAAGGGCTGGCTCGCCGGTGGCAACATGGCCCGCAACACCACCATCATCCGCTCCAACTACCTCTGGGATGAGAGCGCGGCCATCTACGAGCACGCCCTCAAGCTCTGGGAAATCCTGCCCGAGGAACTCGAGTACGACTTCCTTTTCAGCCAGCGCGGCGTGATGAACCTGGCCCACACCCTGGGCGACGTGCGCGAAAGCATGCGCCGCGTGGGTGCCAACAAGCTCAACGGCGTGGACGCCGAATGGCTTGACCCGCAGCAGGTCAAGGAACTCTGCCCCATCCTGAACATCCGCGACAACATCCGCTACCCCGTGATGGGCGCCACCTACCAGCCCCGCGCCGGCATCGCCAAGCACGACCACGTGGCGTGGGCCTTCGCCCGCAAGTGCGACGAAATGGGCGTGGACATCATCCAGAACTGCGAGGTGACCGGCTTCCTCAAGGACGGCGACCGCGTGGTGGGCGTCAAGACCAACCGCGGCACCATCAACACCGAAAAGGTGGGCCTCTGCGCCGCAGGCCACAGCTCGGTCCTGGCTGAAATGGCGGGCTTCCAGCTCCCCATCCAGTCCCACCCGCTGCAGGCCCTGGTCTCCGAACTGCACGAGCCCGTCCACCCCACGGTGGTCATGTCCAACCACGTGCACGTCTACGTCTCCCAGGCGCACAAGGGCGAACTGGTCATGGGCGCCGGCGTGGACTCCTACAACGGCTACGGCCAGCGCGGCTCCTTCCACGTGATCGAGCAGCAGATGGCGGCCGCCGTCGAACTCTTCCCCATCTTCGCCAGGGCTCACGTGCTCCGGACCTGGGGCGGCATCGTGGACACGACCCTGGACGCCTCGCCGATCGTGGGCACCACTCCGGTGGAGAACATGTTCGTGAACTGCGGCTGGGGAACCGGCGGATTCAAGGGCACCCCCGCCGCAGGCATGACCTTCGCGCACACCATCGCCACGGGCGCCCCGCACAAGCTGAACGCGCCGTTCTCGCTGGAACGCTTCGAAACCGGCGCCCTCATCGACGAACACGGCGCCGCCGCCGTGGCCCACTAG
- the glyA gene encoding serine hydroxymethyltransferase, with protein MQDVLNASLATVDADVAAAVAQELHRQQSTLEMIASENFAPTSVMEAQGSVLTNKYAEGYPGKRYYGGCEHVDVIEQLAIDRVKALFGAEFANVQPHSGAQANAAAMFALLNPGDTILGLSLAHGGHLTHGMKINFSGKLYNVVPYHVREEDLRIDMAEVEALALEHKPKLIVVSWSAYSRQLDFAEFRRIADLVGAYLMVDMAHFAGLVAAGLHPNPVPYADVVTTTTHKTLGGPRGGVILAKEEYAKKINSAVFPGQQGGPLEHVVAAKAVAFKLAAAPEFKERQERVLQGAKLLAERLLKDDVAAAGISVVNGGTDVHLVLVDLRNSELDGQQGEDALHQIGITVNRNAVPFDPRPPMVSSGLRIGTPALAARGFGAAEFTEVADIIATALIASAGTGTLPGDTAVELRERVTALAGKFPLYPHLSADANLAGIEADLIGAAQ; from the coding sequence ATGCAGGACGTACTGAACGCCTCGCTTGCCACGGTCGACGCCGACGTCGCCGCCGCTGTGGCACAGGAACTGCACCGCCAGCAGTCCACCCTGGAAATGATTGCGTCGGAGAATTTCGCTCCGACCTCCGTCATGGAGGCCCAGGGCTCGGTGCTCACCAACAAGTACGCCGAGGGATACCCGGGCAAGCGCTACTACGGTGGCTGCGAGCACGTGGACGTCATCGAGCAGCTGGCCATCGACCGCGTGAAGGCACTCTTCGGCGCCGAGTTCGCCAACGTGCAGCCGCACTCAGGCGCCCAGGCCAATGCCGCCGCCATGTTCGCCCTGCTGAACCCGGGCGACACCATCCTGGGGCTCTCCCTGGCGCACGGCGGACACCTCACGCACGGCATGAAGATCAACTTCTCCGGCAAGCTCTACAACGTGGTTCCCTACCACGTCCGCGAGGAAGACCTCCGGATCGATATGGCCGAGGTGGAAGCCCTGGCCCTGGAGCACAAGCCCAAGCTGATCGTGGTAAGCTGGTCCGCCTACTCCCGCCAGCTGGACTTCGCCGAATTCCGCCGCATCGCCGACCTCGTGGGTGCCTACCTCATGGTGGACATGGCGCACTTCGCCGGACTCGTCGCCGCCGGCCTGCACCCCAACCCCGTCCCGTACGCGGACGTGGTCACCACCACCACCCACAAGACCCTGGGCGGTCCGCGCGGCGGCGTCATCCTGGCCAAGGAGGAATACGCCAAGAAGATCAACAGCGCGGTGTTCCCGGGCCAGCAGGGTGGTCCGCTGGAGCACGTTGTGGCAGCAAAGGCCGTGGCGTTCAAGCTCGCTGCCGCCCCCGAATTCAAGGAACGCCAGGAGCGGGTGCTGCAGGGCGCCAAGCTGCTGGCCGAGCGCCTCCTCAAGGACGACGTCGCAGCCGCGGGCATTTCCGTGGTCAACGGCGGCACCGACGTCCACCTGGTCCTGGTTGACCTCCGCAACTCCGAACTCGACGGCCAGCAGGGTGAGGACGCGCTCCACCAGATCGGCATCACGGTCAACCGCAACGCCGTCCCCTTCGACCCCCGCCCGCCGATGGTCTCCTCCGGCCTCCGGATCGGCACCCCCGCCCTGGCCGCCCGCGGCTTTGGCGCCGCCGAGTTCACCGAGGTTGCGGACATCATCGCGACGGCGCTGATTGCCTCCGCCGGCACGGGCACCCTCCCCGGGGACACCGCCGTCGAACTCCGGGAACGCGTAACGGCCCTGGCCGGCAAGTTCCCCCTCTACCCGCACCTTTCCGCCGACGCCAACCTGGCCGGCATCGAGGCAGACCTGATTGGAGCCGCCCAGTGA
- a CDS encoding sarcosine oxidase subunit delta yields the protein MLLIPCPNCGPRDETEFHYGGQAHVPYPENPNELSDTEWSRYLFYRENPKGIFAERWVHSTGCRQWFNMLRDTVSYDIKAVYPMGAKRPDRSPDGAPETGTASTGPDSTTTGSAAPSTSTTSILSTTAPEGATK from the coding sequence ATGCTGCTGATCCCATGCCCCAACTGCGGCCCGCGGGACGAAACCGAATTCCACTACGGGGGACAGGCCCACGTCCCGTACCCCGAGAACCCCAACGAGCTGAGCGACACGGAGTGGTCCCGCTACCTCTTCTACCGCGAGAACCCCAAAGGCATCTTCGCCGAGCGCTGGGTCCACAGCACCGGCTGCCGCCAGTGGTTCAACATGCTCCGCGACACCGTGAGCTACGACATCAAGGCTGTCTACCCGATGGGGGCGAAGCGGCCCGACCGCTCCCCGGACGGCGCACCCGAAACCGGGACCGCCAGCACCGGCCCTGACAGCACCACCACGGGAAGTGCCGCACCCAGCACCTCCACCACGAGCATCCTCAGCACCACCGCCCCGGAAGGAGCGACCAAGTGA
- a CDS encoding tartrate dehydrogenase gives MTRTYTIDSIPGDGIGVDVTEVAMGCVDAVAGLHGFAVNWRVRDWNSDLYVKTGRMMPVDGIEQLGSGDGIYLGAVGTPDVPDDVTLWGLLIPIRREFDQYVNLRPMKLLPGVKGAMPGLEDLDIVVVRENVEGEYSQIGGRFGAGTDAEFAVQESVFTKAGISRVARYAAEAATKRGGILVSATKSNGIIHTMPFWDEVVARTVEQFPGVTVDKVLIDALAARLVMKPTSVRTIVASNLFGDILSDLVAGVAGSIGIAPSANLNPERRHPSMFEPVHGSAPDIAGKGIANPVGALWAAAMMLDHLGEAAAAQSLTGAFESALAGGIATPDLGGSATTLEFAQEVRARLR, from the coding sequence ATGACCCGTACCTACACCATCGATTCGATTCCCGGTGATGGCATCGGCGTGGACGTCACCGAGGTGGCCATGGGGTGCGTGGATGCTGTGGCCGGGCTGCATGGCTTCGCCGTCAACTGGCGTGTCCGTGACTGGAACAGCGACCTCTACGTCAAAACCGGCCGGATGATGCCCGTTGACGGCATCGAGCAGCTCGGCAGCGGCGACGGGATCTACTTGGGAGCGGTGGGCACCCCCGACGTCCCCGACGACGTGACGTTGTGGGGACTGCTGATTCCCATCCGCCGGGAGTTCGACCAGTACGTCAACCTTCGCCCCATGAAGCTGCTGCCCGGGGTCAAGGGAGCGATGCCGGGCCTCGAGGACCTGGACATCGTGGTGGTCCGGGAAAACGTTGAAGGCGAGTACTCGCAGATCGGCGGCCGCTTCGGTGCGGGGACGGACGCTGAATTCGCCGTCCAGGAGAGCGTCTTCACCAAAGCCGGCATCAGCAGGGTGGCCCGCTACGCGGCAGAGGCCGCAACGAAACGCGGCGGCATCCTGGTCTCGGCCACCAAATCCAACGGCATCATCCACACCATGCCGTTCTGGGACGAAGTGGTGGCCCGGACGGTGGAACAGTTCCCCGGCGTCACGGTGGACAAGGTGCTCATCGATGCGCTCGCGGCCCGGCTGGTCATGAAGCCCACCAGCGTCCGGACCATCGTCGCATCCAACCTGTTCGGAGATATCCTGTCCGACCTCGTGGCCGGAGTGGCCGGTTCCATCGGCATCGCCCCGAGTGCAAACCTGAACCCCGAGCGCCGGCACCCGTCGATGTTCGAGCCCGTCCACGGTTCCGCCCCGGACATCGCCGGCAAGGGCATCGCCAACCCCGTCGGCGCCCTCTGGGCTGCGGCCATGATGCTGGACCATTTGGGCGAGGCGGCGGCCGCCCAGTCCCTTACCGGTGCTTTCGAATCAGCGCTGGCAGGCGGCATCGCCACACCGGACCTGGGCGGTTCGGCCACCACGCTGGAATTCGCGCAGGAGGTGCGGGCCCGGCTGCGCTAG
- a CDS encoding GntR family transcriptional regulator: MSVTLENHLAGDGDLSLSEQAYRHLRDRLIMLDIRPGEAINDGKLAAELGIGRTPVREALKRLESDHLVVSYPRRGTFATIVDITELADVSELRESLEPLAARRAAKLATPALRAEIRETAAAISTMGDDDDPYDLMRYDIKVHRLIYRAAANAHLEDVLIRYDNLATRIWCMVLEKVPSVASHIAEHVELLEAVADGDADRAGKLALEHVTSFEQAIRNVL, encoded by the coding sequence ATGAGCGTCACATTAGAGAACCACCTGGCCGGCGACGGGGACCTCTCACTCTCCGAACAGGCCTACCGGCACCTGCGGGACCGGCTCATCATGCTGGACATCCGGCCGGGCGAGGCGATCAACGACGGCAAGCTGGCCGCCGAGCTCGGGATCGGCCGGACGCCGGTCCGGGAAGCCCTCAAGCGGCTGGAAAGTGACCACCTGGTGGTGTCCTATCCCCGGCGCGGAACCTTCGCCACCATCGTCGACATCACTGAACTGGCAGACGTCTCAGAGCTGCGCGAATCCCTGGAACCCTTGGCCGCACGCCGCGCCGCCAAGCTGGCAACGCCCGCGCTGCGGGCGGAAATCCGGGAGACCGCGGCAGCGATTTCCACCATGGGCGATGACGATGATCCCTACGACCTCATGCGGTACGACATCAAGGTCCACCGGCTGATCTACCGGGCCGCAGCCAACGCGCACCTCGAGGACGTCCTGATCCGCTACGACAACCTGGCCACGCGCATCTGGTGCATGGTGCTGGAAAAGGTACCGTCCGTTGCATCCCACATTGCCGAGCACGTTGAACTGCTGGAGGCAGTGGCCGACGGCGACGCGGACCGGGCCGGCAAGCTCGCCCTGGAGCACGTCACCAGTTTCGAGCAGGCCATCCGGAACGTGCTCTAG